One Aspergillus oryzae RIB40 DNA, chromosome 2 genomic window carries:
- a CDS encoding uncharacterized protein (predicted protein), which translates to MPPKRVRKTVSTTHKPPSPPLSEKNASVADENADVEPPEAQDKGSMGSPRSPRHDEGNGPPVMMDEDEEMPEESGNTIQHARPEYAVGAGGYNMLKSYKGQVYSGMAVGGSHTWNYDQGVWKETKEEPDLWRIDYQTNKRRARKAPEGSGAPVGTEYHWLIVAHQQRGTSDATRK; encoded by the exons ATGCCTCCGAAACGCGTAAGGAAGACCGTTTCCACGACTCACAAGCCACCCTCCCCTCCACTCTCTGAGAAGAACGCCTCAGTGGCGGACGAGAATGCCGATGTTGAGCCACCTGAGGCACAGGACAAAGGCTCGATGGGCAGTCCACGAAGCCCTCGCCACGATGAAGGCAACGGGCCGCCCGTTATGAtggacgaagacgaagaaatgCCGGAAGAATCAGGAAATACCATCCAACATGCAAGACCGGAATATGCCGTAGGGGCGGGAGGTTATAACATGCTCAAATCCTACAAAGGACAGGTCTACTCGGGCATGGCGGTGGGAGGATCACATACTTGGAATTATGACCAAGGCGTGTGGAAGGAAACGAAGGAGGAGCCAGATCTATGGCGGATCGATTATCAGACCAATAAGAGACGAGCGAGGAAGGCACCGGAGGGTAGCGGTGCTCCTGTCGGAACGGAGTATCACTGGCTCATTGTAGCACATCAG CAACGTGGTACATCTGATGCCACTAGGAAATAG
- a CDS encoding tRNA maturation protein LHP1 (RRM domain), which produces MSAEQNVANTEAEKDVQNVLAELKGEAETNGAEKKEEPSTEDAEEARIVAAAAQLGEKSAKAEEDKERENRGRGPRRNNAKFDPSSQKETDDPVEIRKQVEFYFSDSNLPMDKFLLSKVGGSQNRAVPLELLHSFKRMRRFQPFSAIVEALKTSEVLDLVDNETAVRRKTPLPENVTEAHDPNVVKVFEDKAMDRSIYAKGFGEEGPTTQLEIEEFFAPHGPVNAIRLRRANDKTFKGSVFVEFESEEKQKAFLALAPKPQWKGQDLIIKSKREYCDEKVRDIEAGRIKPSGHRPRGRGGFRGRGRGRQNDNRDWRERRAEDQKRGFNGDKKEESKEPREIQKDARGVPVVQSTADAGQKRARENEANGDHPAKKVDAKE; this is translated from the exons atgtctGCCGAACAGAACGTTGCCAACAccgaggccgagaaggacgTCCAGAATGTCCTGGCCGAATTGAAGGGTGAAGCCGAGACCAACGGcgccgagaagaaggaggagccCTCCACCGAAGACGCAGAGGAAGCCCGCATCGTCGCGGCCGCCGCCCAGCTCGGCGAGAAGTCCGCAaaggctgaggaggacaaggagcGCGAGAACCGCGGTCGTGGACCCCGTCGCAATAACGCCAAGTTCGACCCTTCGTCTCAGAAGGAGACCGACGACCCTGTCGAAATCCGCAAGCAGGTCGAGTTCTACTTCTCCGACTCTAACCTCCCCATGGACAAGTTCCTGCTCTCCAAGGTCGGTGGTAGCCAGAACCGCGCTGTTCCTCTGGAACTCCTCCACTCTTTCAAGCGCATGCGTCGCTTTCAGCCTTTCAGCGCCATTGTTGAGGCTCTGAAGACTTCTGAGGTTCTGGACCTCGTTGATAACGAGACTGCCGTCCGCCGCAAGACTCCTCTGCCCGAGAATGTCACCGAGGCCCATGACCCCAATGTTGTTAAGGTGTTCGAGGATAAGGCTATGGACCGCAGTATCTACGCTAAGGGATTCGGTGAGGAGGGTCCCACCACCCAgctggagattgaggagttCTTCGCCCCCCACGGCCCCGTCAACGCCATCCGTCTCCGCCGTGCCAACGACAAGACCTTCAAGGGCAGCGTCTTCGTTGAGTTCGAGTCcgaggagaagcagaaggcgTTCCTCGCCCTGGCGCCCAAGCCCCAGTGGAAGGGCCAGGATCTGATcatcaagagcaagagagaGTACTGCGACGAGAAGGTGCGCGACATCGAGGCCGGCCGCATCAAGCCCAGCGGTCACCGCCcccgtggccgtggtggtTTCCGGGGCCGTGGCCGTGGTCGCCAGAACGACAACCGTGACTGGAGGGAGCGTCGCGCTGAGGACCAGAAGCGCGGTTTCAACGGcgacaagaaggaggagtcCAAGGAGCCTCGCGAGATCCAAAAGGACGCTCG CGGTGTCCCCGTCGTACAGAGCACCGCCGACGCTGGCCAGAAGCGCGCTCGCGAGAACGAAGCCAACGGCGACCACccggccaagaaggtcgaCGCGAAGGAGTAA
- a CDS encoding uncharacterized protein (predicted protein) — translation MPVYHIVLFRLKQGVTPAQLANWTKISQAMVGQIPGLRSLKTNPPLPISVPRAKGFDMGLVAVLDKKEDVAVYAAHPAHLEYVFPLPFLFSLLLDLFWGFIS, via the exons ATGCCAGTCTACCACATCG TCCTCTTCCGCCTCAAGCAAGGCGTCACCCCCGCCCAACTAGCCAACTGGACCAAAATCTCCCAAGCAATGGTCGGCCAGATCCCCGGTCTGCGCTCCTTGAAGACTAACCCGCCTTTGCCGATCTCCGTGCCCCGCGCTAAGGGCTTCGATATGGGGCTTGTGGCTGTTTTGGATAagaaggaggatgttgcGGTTTATGCGGCGCATCCGGCGCATTTGGAgtatgttttccctcttcccttcctgttctctctccttttaGATCTATTTTGGG GGTTCATAAGTTGA
- a CDS encoding putative RNA binding protein Ligatin/Tma64 (filamentous baseplate protein Ligatin, contains PUA domain), translated as MFKKKPTIKNLSPLRSSDRRKIADQIISDYKIEIPSSAPAGEDSTPSNPAPNLSSIRNALLPDNSLSARFTTTAGPQLREVQGTVYVGTHPGGEERILWFKLEHGPGADGRLYPTVYTLWNNPDLVPLLYTPEMVMRKLHGGADLMTPGLANEPPFPKRAVEGAVVAVASLDRHTVPLFVGVCEIDVSALGEVQGTKGHAVRGLHWEGDELWAWSSSSRPGQPAPEYLPGWDEEELEGDEEVEAIEEKVDELALNEAGSPQAAGNEEPVEAAEAPLDEPAPIEEKEPSTKEIDEAFTKAFIYSLYKLKQDNPSAPNHGLSLPVQPSFLISNMITPYLPIFSAQQAQYYQIKKTSWKNVKKFIKYLDKQQLVKSKDRSGQETIILDVDFNDRLVEQFVPYRLPSKSALENAKKPAAGANKKPEATGGDPAVGQTLTVQTLYRPTQKLTPTIFPALSSTNPQNYYKYSDVSNHLDQYLQSQNPPIIDQQNRRIISLNPFLANTIFTTSSPEDKSTIARGKTTRDGLLKRIVEDNSLMTAHYAILRAGQTLADVKPKPGATPKVTVILERRTGSKTVTKVSNLEVFGIIPSLLAEELQKKCASSTSVAQANGAPKGVMEVLVQGDQRRALETALVRRGLKTQWIDVVDKTKKKK; from the exons ATGTTTAAGAAAAAGCCTACG ATCAAGAACCTATCACCTTTACGGTCTTCTGACCGTCGAAAAATCGCCGACCAAATCATCAGCGACTATAAGATCGAGATCCCTTCCAGCGCGCCTGCCGGCGAAGATTCGACGCCGTCGAACCCCGCGCCGAACCTTTCATCTATTCGAAATGCCCTCCTTCCTGATAACTCCTTGTCAGCACGCTTTACAACGACTGCAGGTCCCCAGCTTCGAGAGGTACAGGGCACCGTATACGTGGGGACACATCCAGGAGGGGAGGAACGCATCTTATGGTTCAAGCTCGAACATGGGCCCGGCGCCGACGGCCGTCTCTACCCTACGGTCTATACCCTATGGAATAATCCCGATTTAGTACCGTTGCTATACACACCGGAGATGGTCATGCGTAAACTACACGGAGGAGCAGACTTGATGACCCCAGGCCTCGCGAACGAGCCGCCTTTCCCCAAGCGTGCGGTCGAGGGCGCTGTAGTTGCTGTTGCTAGCCTGGACCGACACACCGTGCCGCTTTTTGTCGGAGTCTGCGAGATTGATGTCTCGGCTTTAGGGGAGGTACAAGGCACCAAGGGTCATGCGGTTCGAGGTCTGCACTGGGAGGGTGACGAGTTATGGGCCTGGAGCTCGTCGTCGCGCCCCGGTCAACCAGCGCCGGAGTATCTTCCAGGctgggatgaggaagagttggaaggCGATGAGGAAGTAGAAGCGATCGAAGAGAAGGTTGACGAGCTGGCCCTGAATGAGGCAGGAAGCCCTCAAGCTGCGGGGAATGAAGAACCAGTTGAAGCTGCCGAGGCACCGCTCGACGAACCAGCTCCGatagaggaaaaggagcCGTCGACGAAAG AAATCGATGAAGCCTTCACGAAGGCCTTCATCTACTCCCTATATAAGCTGAAGCAGGACAACCCGTCTGCTCCCAACCACGGCCTGTCCTTGCCCGTCCAGCCATCTTTCCTGATCTCGAATATGATTACACCCTACcttcccatcttctccgcgcAGCAGGCCCAATACTATCAAATTAAGAAAACCAGTTGGAAGAATGTCAAGAAGTTTATCAAGTATCTTGATAAACAACAACTCGTCAAGTCCAAGGATCGGAGTGGCCAAGAGACCATTATCCTAGATGTGGACTTCAATGACCGCCTCGTTGAGCAGTTTGTCCCGTACCGACTTCCGTCCAAGTCTGCCCTTGAGAATGCGAAGAAGCCTGCCGCGGGTGCGAACAAGAAGCCCGAAGCCACGGGCGGTGACCCTGCTGTTGGTCAAACGCTCACAGTTCAGACACTGTACCGGCCCACGCAGAAACTGACCCCCACTATATTCCCAGCTTTGTCCAGCACCAACCCTCAGAACTACTACAAATACTCCGATGTGTCCAATCATCTAGACCAGTACCTCCAATCTCAAAACCCTCCCATCATCGACCAGCAGAACCGCCGTATCATATCCCTCAACCCCTTCCTTGCCAACACTATCTTCACTACCTCTTCCCCCGAGGATAAGAGCACCATTGCACGGGGAAAGACGACCCGCGATGGACTTCTGAAACGTATCGTGGAAGACAACAGCCTGATGACCGCACACTACGCCATTCTCCGAGCAGGGCAGACTCTAGCGGACGTGAAGCCCAAACCCGGCGCGACCCCGAAGGTAACGGTGATTCTCGAGCGCCGCACGGGCTCGAAGACCGTCACCAAGGTCTCGAACCTGGAGGTGTTCGGCATCATTCCCAGTCTgctggctgaggagctgcagaagaagtgcgCCAGCAGCACCAGCGTAGCGCAGGCCAACGGCGCCCCGAAGGGCGTCATGGAAGTGCTAGTGCAGGGCGATCAGCGGCGTGCATTGGAAACGGCCCTTGTGCGACGAGGTTTGAAGACGCAATGGATTGACGTGGTggacaagaccaagaagaagaaatag
- a CDS encoding lytic polysaccharide monooxygenase auxiliary activity family 9 protein (predicted protein) encodes MSIAKIAGVVLGSAALVAGHGYVSGAVVDGQYYSGYDMSYHYMSNPPQVIGWSTDATDLGFVDGSSYADADIICHKNAKNGAISAEIAAGKQVELQWTAWPESHKGPVITYLANCNGDCATVDKTQLEFFKIDEKGLISGSDNTWASDNLISSNNSWTVTIPSSIAAGNYVMRHEIIALHSAGNKDGAQNYPQCLNFKVTGGGSDKPEGTLGTALYKDTDPGIEINIYQTLSSYTIPGPALYTGSSSSGSSGSGSSSAAPSPTASASASATAAPVQTSTATAYQTSTAVASVTVTGSAPAQTHVQATSSSAAASTPTASSGASTGSGSGSSSSDLTSYFNSLSADELLNVIKQTLSWLVTDKIHARDISA; translated from the coding sequence ATGTCTATCGCTAAGATTGCTGGTGTCGTCCTCGGCTCGGCCGCTTTGGTCGCCGGTCACGGTTACGTCTCTGGTGCCGTCGTTGACGGACAGTACTACTCTGGATATGACATGTCCTACCACTATATGTCCAACCCCCCTCAGGTCATTGGATGGTCGACCGATGCCACCGACCTCGGATTCGTTGACGGTAGCTCATATGCCGATGCCGACATTATCTGCCACAAGAACGCCAAAAACGGCGCTATCTCTGCTGAGATCGCTGCTGGCAAGCAGGTCGAGCTGCAGTGGACTGCCTGGCCCGAGAGTCACAAGGGTCCTGTCATCACCTACCTCGCCAACTGCAACGGCGACTGCGCCACCGTCGACAAGACCCAGCTCgagttcttcaagatcgatgAGAAGGGCCTCATCAGCGGCAGTGACAACACCTGGGCCTCCGACAATCTGATctccagcaacaacagctgGACCGTGACCATCCCCAGCAGCATTGCTGCCGGCAACTATGTCATGCGTCACGAAATCATTGCCCTTCACTCCGCTGGTAACAAGGATGGTGCTCAGAACTACCCCCAGTGTCTCAACTTCAAGGTTACCGGCGGTGGTAGCGACAAGCCCGAGGGTACCCTCGGTACTGCTCTCTACAAGGACACCGACCCTGGTATTGAGATCAACATCTACCAGACCCTGTCCTCCTACACCATCCCCGGCCCTGCTCTCTACACTGGCAGCTCTTCCAGCGGCTCCTCCGGCTCCGGCAGCTCCAGCGCCGCTCCCTCCCCTACTGCCAGTGCTTCTGCTTCCGCCACTGCTGCCCCTGTCCAGACTAGCACCGCTACTGCCTACCAGACCTCCACTGCTGTTGCCAGCGTCACTGTTACTGGCTCTGCTCCTGCTCAGACCCACGTCCAGGCCACCAGCTCTTCAGCTGCTGCTTCCACTCCCACCGCTAGCTCTGGCGCCAGcactggctctggctctggctccagctccagcgaCCTGACCAGCTACTTCAACTCCTTGAGCGCTGACGAGCTCCTGAACGTTATCAAGCAGACTCTGTCTTGGCTTGTCACCGACAAGATCCACGCTCGTGACATCTCTGCCTAA